A single Anopheles maculipalpis chromosome 3RL, idAnoMacuDA_375_x, whole genome shotgun sequence DNA region contains:
- the LOC126562427 gene encoding uncharacterized protein LOC126562427, with amino-acid sequence MLLLKHFLIVILASTSIGIVSCYKDSLHAYAPEYAHPAYSFSYGVKDLHSGDVKSQWETRDDGIVKGHYSVVEPDGSIREVDYTADSKTGFNAVVKTHGPNAHPVRDHDHQEHKTHYYDEHHSQSKINHFSKGQDHLILSSDLPQHEKDIAEISEKKRPIPSILELKPHVNLEKPLVAYKHYEPPKTIYKHYSYDELKPHHVTVETEHSHKHYVSDSSDFFSEQVDTEKDLFKPSIRIEEVKAPDLSKLKPISPDVDFSQLSESDLGPYYTKDSFRPFAQYTNHVSHPVTLQKAKVHAIQVDTKPKKNLLKPLTTPGLKNFATPAVYKFSARGPARPDYASYFKTKTNRQARNGPVLFHPDEQKRASQRMVQSMLSRQHSRNVPVYAKNYA; translated from the coding sequence GCTCATCCAGCGTATTCCTTCAGCTACGGTGTTAAAGATCTACATAGCGGTGATGTGAAGTCACAATGGGAAACGCGTGACGATGGTATCGTCAAGGGCCACTACAGTGTCGTAGAGCCGGACGGTTCTATACGCGAAGTGGATTACACAGCTGATTCTAAAACGGGATTCAACGCGGTTGTTAAAACACACGGCCCAAACGCTCATCCCGTGCGAGATCACGATCATCAGGAGCACAAGACGCACTACTACGATGAGCACCATTCCCAGTCGAAGATCAATCACTTCAGCAAGGGGCAGGACCATCTCATCCTTAGCTCGGATCTTCCCCAGCACGAAAAGGATATTGCCGAAATCAGCGAAAAGAAGCGCCCAATTCCTTCAATCTTGGAGTTGAAACCACACGTCAATCTCGAAAAGCCATTGGTTGCGTACAAACATTACGAACCACCGAAAACCATCTACAAACACTACTCCTACGACGAGCTGAAGCCTCATCACGTTACGGTGGAAACGGAACATAGCCACAAGCATTACGTTTCCGACTCGTCCGATTTCTTCTCCGAGCAGGTGGACACCGAGAAGGACCTGTTCAAACCGAGCATCCGCATCGAGGAGGTGAAAGCGCCGGATCTATCGAAGCTGAAGCCTATCTCGCCGGATGTAGATTTTTCACAGCTTTCCGAGAGTGATCTTGGACCGTACTACACAAAGGATAGCTTCCGACCGTTTGCACAGTACACCAATCACGTGTCACATCCCGTTACGCTTCAAAAAGCTAAAGTGCACGCGATCCAGGTAGACACGAAGCCAAAAAAGAATCTGCTAAAACCCCTAACTACACCGGGACTTAAAAACTTTGCCACACCGGCGGTGTACAAATTTTCTGCCCGTGGACCAGCGCGGCCTGATTATGCGAGCTACTTTAAGACGAAAACTAACCGTCAGGCGCGCAATGGGCCGGTCCTGTTCCATCCGGATGAGCAGAAGCGTGCGTCGCAGCGAATGGTGCAATCGATGCTGTCGCGTCAACATTCCCGTAACGTTCCCGTTTATGCAAAGAACTATGCTTGA